CCGTCTCCGCCCACTTGTTGTGATAGACGACCAGCGCGCGCGCCTGGCCGTAGCCGTTGGAATAGGCCAGCACGTTTTCGTCCACCTCGCCCGAGTCGCGGTACACGTCATAGAGAAGAAAATGCTCCGCGCCGCTGAAGAGCTGCCGCTGCCGCAGAATCGGAAAGATCTCGCGCTCATGGCGGTGCACGAGCTCTTCGTCGGGATGTTCATCGTAATAGGCGCGTTGATACTCGTGGCCGTATTTCTCCGTGAGTCCCTCGATCTGCCCGTGGCCGAACATCGGCAGTCCCGGCATCGTCGCCATCATCAGGCACACGCCGAAATATTTGTCGCCCTTCCCGAATTGCGCGACCGCCGTGTCTTCGTCGGGATTGTTCATGAAGTTGACGAACCGCTGCAAAACGCGCGGATCGAACTCCAGAACGTTCTTGATTACGCTGCGGTACTTCGCGTTCTCCTCCAGCTTGAGCATGTTCATAAACGCGCTGTTGTATACGCGATGCATGCCCAGCGTCCGCACGAAGTAGCCTTCCAAGAGCCAGAACGCCTCCGCCAGCAGCAGCGTGTCGGGAGCCTCCTCGGCCACCCGGTCCACCACTTCCCGCCAGAACTCGACCGGCATTTGCGCGTCGAATTCCTCCCGCGTCATGCCTGAGATTGCGCGCGACGGAATCGCTCCGCCCGTTCCCGGCTCGGGAAACCACAACCGCGCGTAGTGTTTCTTGGTCAGCGTCATCGCCGCGTCGAAGCGCAGGATCGGCGTCATCCGCGCCACGTGCAGAATGAGTCGGATGACCGCTTCCCGCACTTCGGGCAACAGGAAATTGAGCTGCGCGGTGTCGTTCCACGGCATCGAAGTTCCGTCGTTGCCGTGATAGACGTAGCGCACGTCGCCCGTTCGCTTGTCCACGCGCTGAAACACCACCGCCGCGTCATACTGCGCCCAGTAGCCGTCCTCGATCCGCAGTTCCAGATTGGGATCGCTCGACAGATCGGGACCCGTGTAGCGATACGCCCCGTAGGGCGGCTGCGACGACCGAATGAACCAGTCGGGATGCTCGCGCACCCACCGCGAATCGAGTCCCATGTGATTGGGAACCAGATCGGAGGCCAGCCGAATGCCGCGCCGCAGCGCGCGATCGCGCAGATTCGTCAGCGCCTCATCGCCGCCCAGATCGCCCGACACGCGGTAATCCCACAGTGAATAGGCCGACGCCACCGCGTCAATGTTCCCCCGCAGATGCTTGATCTTGCGCGAGGCTTCGCTGCGCTCCCAGATTCCGATCAGCCACAATCCGGAAAATCCCCAGTGCGCGAGACGGTCGAGCTCTTCGTCGGGAATCTGATCGAGACGGCGGATCGGACGTCCGTAGCGGCGGGAAAGCTGATCGAGCCACACGTAGATACTCTTGGCCAGCAGAACCACCCGCGGCATCCAATCGGTGTCGTCGCTGAACCGCTCCGGCTCGGCGTGCGCGCCTTCGAACATCGCCCGCGACGCGAGACGGCGCAGATACTCCAGATCGGGTGTCTGTCCCGCGCCCGGCGTCCACGGCCCCCGCTCGTCCTCGCGCACGATGTCTTCCGCCACCAGCAGCGCCCGCAGCAGTTCGGGTCCCAGCAAATCGGCCCACTCGCCGCGAATGTATTCGAGCTGTCCGCGCAGCGAATCGGGCGAACTCTTGGCGGGGGAGGCGAGAAGCTCGAAGAGCGATTGCCCCTTCGGACCGAACGTCGGCATCTGTGCGAAGAACTTCTCCAGTTCCCACACCCGTTTCAGGTAGTCGTCGCGCGTCGTCAGTTCCCGGTCGTCGTACAGATCACGCGTCGTCTGAGCGGCCGGATTGGCGTTGGCGAAAAACACCAGCAGCATCTGTTCGATGAGCGCGTGCCGTCCCGGCAGGTCGCCCAGCCGCGCATGGAGAAAATCGCGCAGATCGCGCTCGCCGCGAAACACCGGAATCGGAGTGTAGTGCGTGCCGAATCGCTGCACCGATTTCTCGACCGGCGGTTCGGGCGGACGCTCGGACAACCACAACTCGGCTTTCTCGAACATCTCCGGCTCGCGCTCCTTGCGGTAGCGATCCACCACCACGTGCAGAATGTATTGAATGAGCACGAGGGCGTAAAGATGTCCGGGCTTCGCCCCTTTTCCCTGCGGGCCAAGCCGCGCGTTCATCCGCGCCACCAGCTCCTGCACGGTGATGACGTCGGGCTGGCGAATGGTGCCCTCGTCCTTCAGGAGATCACGGTCGAAGGAGTACCGCTCGCGGGCCGGCCGCGAGAGATGAAACTCCAGCGGTGACGGCGGATCGAAAGTGTGTTTCTTGGGATCAGGCATATCGAAATTCCAACGCTGGCGGGGGATGAAAGAGAACCGACGAAGAAACGACCAACGCGATACGATGAGGCAGCGGGTGAGGCATGCCTCTCCAACTCATTTCCAACCTGAACATCCGATCAATAACTTGTTGAATAGCCTACTGTTCGTTATATCAGCCTCTTCTTGACACACAAACAAAATTGTCGTATATTTGTGTCGGATATTGCCACAAATAGTTGTCTAAATGGGACTTTATCACATGAAAGCTGGTTTTATTAAACTTCCGCGGGCAATCTTCGAACTCTGCCCGATCTCCCGCCGCTTCACCCGCTTTGAAGCCACCGCCGATCTTTTCAGACGCGCTAACTACCGAAAAACCAATCCGACCGATCACAAGGAGTCCATTGAACTGTATCCCGGCGAGCTATTCCATTCCACCGAGGGCCTGTCGGAAAACTGGAACTGGCCACAAGCCGAAGTCGAGCGATTCCTCGAAGCGCTGCAGAACGCCGGCGTGCTCACCCGATCGCGCCGGGGAATGAGCAATGTTCTCAGCCTCCATCACGACGGCCGGTTCTGGCAAGCCATTGATTTTCCGTCAAAGAACTCTGCTCTTCCAAAGAGAGAATCTCTTTCTTCTTCCCTTCTCGAAGAACCGGAAGAGAAGATCCTCTCTTCGGAAGACGGCGGCGAGACGGCGGAGGATTTTCCCCGGGCGGAGTGGGCCGAGTTTCTGCGGCAGACAATCCTCGAGCGGCGGCTCGGCGCGCTCAACCGGACACGGCTTTCCGAACTGCGTGCCGAGTTCGAGACCAAGCTTACCGCCGAGGGTCGCTGGCCCGCAACTACCAGCCTGTCGGGCGCAGCGTCAGACCTTCCCGGCCATACCGTTCCCGGTCGTACTCGACGGCCACCAGACTCCCCTCCCGCAACTCGAACGTCAGATCATTGACGGTCGGCCGATCGCCCTGCTTGCGAAGCTTCACGTGCACCATCTTCCCGCTGCCCAGTTTCCACGTTCCCGTTTCGATGATGGTGGGGACGTTGGCCACCTGTTCGGTGTGAAACGCGGCTGTAAGGTCGTCGTTCAGGATGAGCGTGACCGCCCGGCCCGGTCCGCCTCCCGGTGCAAACATTCCTCTATGTTCGCCGATGACGTCATGGCTGGAAATCGAAGAACAGCCCCCGATCAGCGCGGCCGCGATCAGAAGCCCGAATGGGACTCGGCCCATAGCGAATTCCTCCTCTGTGACTTGAATCCGGTCACCTGCAATGTACGTACAATGGGCGGAGAAATCAAGGGATTGAGGAAAAAGTGAAGCGAAACGAGGAAAAGGGATGAGCTGGATCCGCCGGATCGAGAACCTGCTCGGCGATTCGCGGCACACCCAACGTCGGATACGACGGGATTCCACACAAAAAACGGGCGCGACCTCATCGCGCCCGCAGATCACGCCAACCGTATTTGGGTATTCATTCCGCCGAGTATTGAAGCGCGCGCTTTCGCTCCATGATAATCTGCATGACCACTCGCACCCAATGAAGACTGCAATGATCATCACAGGCATCCGTGTTGGCGGAATCGAGGCAATAGCCGGGACACGTCTCCTTGCCTAAGTTCAATTCGGTGTATTCCATTCTATCGTACAGGGATCGGAACATCACCACCGGAACGGCAAACGTCGAGCCACAATCCTTCCTGCGATGCGTGAAGAGCAGCAATCCCTGATGAAGATCGAACGGGAACACCTGAAATCCGTTGAGCGTCACCGCCGGATCGTCAATCAGTTCTTCAACCGAATGCCACGACTGATGACACTTCTTGCAGGAAGCGGTCAACTTGAGTGAATCTGTATAAAGCTCTCGGTTCATCGTGCGTCTGCGGTCTCTGCGGAACCTGCGCGTCGTGAATAATACAAGAGAATATTCGCCACTTGATTATTCAACGAATGCAGAGACACAAAGTTCCGTCAAGGCACTGCTCGTGCCGATGACAGCCAAACCCAAGCGGGCCGCAAAGCCCGCTCAGAAACATCTTCTCTTATAAATCACCGAATGACGGGAAGATCATCCTTCGGCCGCGGTCATCGCCTCGGTTTCGGGCTTGACCGGCGGATCGTTGATGAGATACTTGAAGCGTCGCTCGAACTCCTCCTTCGACAGCTTGCCGATGAGCGCGAGCCGGGCCGTGGTTTTCACTTCCGAAAAGTCGCTGGCTTCGAGGCGAACCATGTATTGCCGGGCCACTTTGTAGCTGTCGGAATCAATATCCACCTGACGGATGCGCAGCCGCCCCGATTCGGAATCGGCAAGATCGGCAAACGTGAGTGGAATCACCTTGCCGCGATTGATCGCCACGATGGCTCCCGATCCGCCGTTCAGAAGATAGCGCACCGCCGCATAGCCGAGGTCCTGCACGTATTCGCGATCGAACGGAATGGGAGCCGCGCAGCGCAGCTCATAGCCGATGTCCTTGGCCACGATGGTCGCGGGAATGCCGCGTTCCTTCAATCGCCTCGTGACTTCGCTCTTCACCATCCGTCCCAGATCAATTTCCGAAAAACGGATGTTGCCGTGCGCGTCGTAGTCGAGATCGGCCACCTGCATGAGCTCGTTCTTGTCAATGCGGTCGAGGATTCCTTCGGCGAGCACGGCCACGCCGTAGGGACGGCTCATCGCCATGCGCTTGATCGCCGAGCTTTCCAGAATATCGCAGATCGTGGTAAATGAAATCTTGCGGTCGCGGAATTCCTCGCCGATGATCGTCAGCGTTGCGCCCGCCGCCTTGCCGGTTCCCAAGGCCAGATGACCGGCCTTGCGACCCATGCTCACGACGTAGTACCAGCGATTGGTGGTCTGCGCATCCTCCATCAGCGTGCGCACGATGTCGGCTCCCACGTGCCGGGCGGTTTCGTAGCCGAAGGTGGGCATGTCGCCGGGCAGCGGCAGATCATTGTCAATGGTCTTGGGAACGTGAGCCACCTGAATCTGCTCGCCCAAGAGTTCGGCGACGCGATGACTGCTGTAGGCGGTGTCGTCGCCGCCGATGGTCACCAGATAATCCACTTCGAGCTGCGTCAGCGCCCGCACCGCGGCTTCCATCTTCTGCGGACTGCCGGTCGGATTTTCGCGGCTGGTGCGCAGAATCGAACCGCCGAGGAATTGAATCCGGCTCACCGCTTCGATATCGAGTTCGGTGGTACGGCTTGAATCGCCGCGCGACAGCCACTTGAAGCCGTCGAAAATTCCCATCACGCGCAAGCCCGAGTTGACGGCTTCAATGGTGATCGAGCGGATCACTCCATTTATACCCGGAGCGGGGCCACCGCCCACGAGAATGGCCACAGTACGGCGACGAATGGCATCTTCAATCTTTAGCATATTTTTGTTCTTTCTTGGTTTAGCATTGATGTTCAAGTCGCCGGGTCGCGACTGTTCCCGCTCAATTTAGCACTTCTCGCGTAAGATTCAAACTTCTCAGGCTGCACGGGAAGCGGTTGCGCCTTGCCGGTTCGTTATGTATATTGTTTCAGATAAGTCTATCTGGAAACGGGGATTGCGGGCAAAGCGGGCGGTCATTTCCCCAAACTACAGTAATGGCGCAAGCCTCGTGCCGCCGCTTGTTGAACTCGCATTCATCCCGCCTCCGTTCCGCCATTCAACCTTCTGGAACCGACAATGACCGACCATCTTGACACTTCGCGCGAGCGAAAAGACCAACTGAAACAGAAGATTCTCGATCTCCATCAAGGAGCCAACCCGGAAGTGTTGCGCGGGGAGATTGCTCATCTGATGGGCAAAGTCTCCTACGGCGAAGTGGTGCAGGTGGAACAGGAACTCATCGCCGAGGGACTTCCCGTGCAGGAAGTGACCGACCTGTGCGACATTCACTCGAAGGTGTTGTCGGGGCAGATTGATCTTTCCGGCGTGAAGCCCGCTCCGACGGGACATCCCGTTCACACGTTCACCGCCGAGAACAACGCGCTGCAAACGCTGATCGAAAACATCGAGTCTTCCCTCAGCGATCTGGCGAACCTTCCCAAGGACGCACCGGCGGCGGAGGTGGTGGACACGCTCGTTTCGCAGTTTCGCTTGCTCTTCGACGTGGACAAGCACTATCGCCGCAAGGAGTATCTGCTCTTTCCCTACATGGAGAAGCACGGCATCACCGGCCCGCCGAAAGTGATGTGGGCCAAGCACGACGAAGCGCGGGCAATCATTAAAAAGGCGCTCGCCTATCTCGACGAAGCGCAGAACGCGAAAGCGGGAGTGGTGACGGTGAAGGCCGATCAGGTGCTGCGACCGGCGCTGCTGGCGGTCTCCGAAATGATCGTCAAGGAGACGAAGATTCTGCTGCCGATGTGTCAGGAAGCTCTGGAGCCGGCAGAGTGGTTCGAGATTGACCGGCAGAGTCCGGAGATCGGATTCTGTCTGTACGATCCGAAAGTGCAGTGGATTCCCGAAGACGCGACCGGCATCGAACCGGAGACGGCGGAGAAGGGACGGGTGACGCTGCCCACCGGCAGTCTGTCACTCGGCGAGTTGTTCTCGATCTTCAGCGCGCTTCCCATCGGTCTGACCTACGTGGACAAGGATGATACGGTGCGATTCTTTACGCATGGCCGCGATCCGATCTTCGACCGCAACCGCTCGATTCTGGGACGGAAGGTGCAGATGTGTCATCCGCCCAAGAGCGTGCATCTCGTCAACCGCATCCTCGATGATTTCAAGAGCGGCCGACAGGATAAGGCCGAGTTCTGGATCAACATGGGCCCGAAGTTCGTGTACATTACCTACTGGGCGGTACGCGACGAATTGGGAGAATATCTGGGAACCGTCGAGATGACCACCGACCTCGCGCGGCAGCGCAAGTTCGAGGGCGAACAGCGGCTGTTGGACTACGAAGCGGGAGGCAAGTGAAGCGATGAACGATGAAGGTCTCTTTTTCACGCCTTAGATCGGGCCTCCGGCCCGACAATGGGTAGCATTCACGCACAGAGGAACGCTCAAGTGGGGAGGTACAAATGAAGACGCTGGCGAAGATCGGTTTGCTTTGGACGCTGACTCCGTTCTGTTTGTCGGTGCAGGCGCAGGACAGCCTCAATGTGAGGCAAGTGGGGTTGCTCGACGACTATTGGGACGCAGCCCAGGCAGTGGTGGTTGTAGGGACGCTCGCCTATGTCGCCACCGGTCATTCTGGGCTGCGAATCGTAAGCATCTTTTACCCCGCCTCCCCCATAGAAATCGGTTACTATGACACTCCAGGGCACGCCCAGGGTGTGACGGTGTCCGGAAATTGGGCGTACGTTGCGGATGACCGTGGGGGTCTTCGGGTGGTGAACATCATGAATCCTTCCAGTCCGGTTGAGGCGGGATTCTATGACACTCCGGGATTTGCTTATGGTGTGGCGGTGGCGGGAAACTACGCCTACGTGGCGGACGGGGGTAGTGGCCTGCGGGTGGTGAACATCACGAATCCTTCCAATCCGGTTGAGGCGGGGTTCTATGACACTCCGGGATTTGCTATTGGTGTGGCGGTGGCGGGAAACTACGCCTACGTGGCAGACTGTGGAAGTGGCCTTCGGGTGGTGGACATTTCGAATCCCTCCAGTCCCTTCGAGGAGGGCTTCTATGACACTCCGGGGTGGGCTGATGGTGTGGCGGTGTGGGGAAACTACGCCTACGTGGCGGACGAGTATAGTGGTCTTCGGGTGGTGGACATTTCGAATCCCTCCAGTCCCTTCGAGGAGGGCTTCTATGACACTCCGGGGACTGCGAATGGTGTGGCGGTGGCGGGGAATTACGCCTACGTGGCGGACGAGTATAGTGGACTTCGGGTGGTGAACATCACGAATCCCTCCAGTCCCTTCGAGGAGGGCTTCTATGACACTCCGGGGTGGGCTGATGGTGTGGCGGTGTGGGGAAACTACGCCTACGTGGCGGACGAGTATAGTGGACTTCGGGTGGTGGACATTACGAATCCCGCCAGTCCGGTGGAGGCGGGATTCTATGCTCCGGGATCTGCTGAGGGTGTGGCGGTGTGGGGGAATTATGCGTACGTGGCGGACTGGGATGGTGGACTTCGGGTGGTGAACATCACGAATCCCGCCAGTCCTTTTGAGGCGGGATTCTATGACACTCCGGGGACTGCGAATGGTGTGGCGGTGGCGGGGAATTACGCCTACGTGGCGGATGCGGGTAATGGCCTGCGGGTGGTGAACATTACGAATCCCTCCAGCCCCTTTGAGGAGGGCTTCTATGTTACTCCGGGGTATGCGAATGGTGTGGCGGTGTCGGGGAATTACGCGTACGTGGCGGATGCTGACAGGGGTCTTCGGGTGGTGAATATCACGAATCCCTCCAGTCCGGTTGAGGCGGGGTCCTATGATCCTTCGGGGTCTGCGAATGGTGTGGCGGTGGCGGGAAACTACGCCTACGTGGCACATTCTTTGGGTCTTCTAGTGGTGAACGTCACGAATCCCTTCCATCCGGTTTTGACGGGATTCTATGACACTCCGGCGCAGGCTCAAGATGTGGTGGTGGCGGGGAATTATGCCTACGTAGCGGATGGAGCAAGTGGTTTGCGGGTGGTGAACATCACGAATCCCGCCGCCCCATTTGAGGTGGGATTTTATGACACGCCGGGGTTGGCAAGCGGTGTGGCGGTGTCTGGGAATTATGCTTACGTGGCAGATGGGCCATATTTTGGCATCTACGACTGCTCGGAAGCGTTGAACACAACACGTTCCGCCTTTTCCGATTTACCCGTTAGCTTCACACTGCATCCGGCCTTCCCCAATCCGTTCAACGAACAGACGATGATTCGCCTCGATCTGTCGCAAACGGTGCGCGGGAGGTTGGTGGTGTACGATCTGCAGGGGCGGGAAACGGCTACGCTCCTCAACAGAGTGTTGAACGCAGGCTCACATGAGGTCTTGTTCAACGCGAACGGGCTTGCATCGGGAACGTACTTCGTTCGACTGGAGTCGGCGGAGTTCTCCGCAACACAAAAGGTGATGCTGCTTCGATGACCAGCACAACAAGCTGCACCACACAAAACGAATGCGTCTCAGAGTTGTCATAGCCATCCTGGCCGGCGCGCTGTTCATCCGGAGTGATTTCGTCGCACCGGAGGATGCGAGCATTCCCGGAGGCGAGTGCACGACGGCGGTGATTGCGGGCTTTGCGACGGCGAACGGGCGGCCGCTGCTCTGGAAAAACCGCGACGTCTCGCAGCCGCATCAGGAAATCGTGTACTTCGACGACGGAATCTATCCGTACGTGACGATTGCCAACGCGGGCGATTCGACGCAGGCGTGGGGCGGCGTGAACAGCACGGGCTTCGCCGTCGAGGACGCGAACAACTGGAACACGCCCGACACCGTGGCCGGCCCCGAGGACGACGGCACGATCATCAAGCTCGCTCTGCGGACGTGCCGGACGGTCGCGGACTTCCAGCGTCTTCTTGACTCCACTTCGATTGCCGGTCATACGCAACCGGCGATCTTCGGCGTGATTGACGCGGAGGGCGGCGCGGCGATGTTCGAGACCTTCGCGCACTCCTACATCCGCTATGACGCGAGCGATCCCGAAGCCGCGCCGCTGGGAGTACTGGTTCGCTCCAATTTTTCGTATGCGGGCAGCGCGAGCGGACGGATCGGCGTTTATCGGCATGACCGTTCTCTGGAACTCATCGAAGCGGCGGTGCAGGGAGACTCTCTGACCGCGAAATACATCTGCCGCACGGTGGCGCGCGATCTTCGCACCGACGAGAATTTCGATCCCTATCCCCTGCCGTTCGAGGGATTTCAGGGCGGTTTGCCGCGGGGATGGATTTCCACGTGGGGCGCGACGTGTCGGCGGTTGACGGTCTCGGCATGCGTGGTCGAGGGCGTGTTGCCCGGCGAGAATCCGCTGCTCTCCACTCTGTGGGCGTTTCCGATGGCCGTGCAATATGGAGTCGCGTTGCCGTTCTGGGTGGCGGCTGAACAAACTCCGCCGGAAGTGAACAGCGACAGCACGGGACCTTTGTGCGACATCGGACTGCGCATCAAAACGATTGCCCAACATGCCGAAGGATTCCACGACACGCTGGACACGTACATTCTCGACAACGGCGTGGGCGGGGGAATTCACGCGACGACGTTTCCGCTCGAAGATACGATCTTCGCCCGCACCGAGGCACGACTTGCATTATGGCGGGACACGACGATTCTGACGCGGTGGGACATGGCGAGGCTGTCGGCGGGACTGGCGCGGATGGCGTATGATTCGCTGGTGAATTGGCCGGGGCCGGGAGACCTGATCGCGTCTCCGCGCGCGCCGCAGAATGTCACGGCCTATTTCGTGCCGGGCGCGGGTCTGCGGCTGCGGTGGGAGGCGGTGACGGAAGACACGCTCGGTGCGCCGATCACGCCGGAGGCGTATGCTATCCTGAAGAAGGACAGCACAGATGGCGAGTGGCAGCAGGAGGAGATCGTGGCCGGCACCTTTACGGAGTATGCTATTCCCACGGCATGGCTACCGGAGAAACGATTCTACTGTGTGAAGGCGATGATCGAAGAGCAATCGCGGCTACGCTAATAGACGAAATCTAATTTTAAGCAGCGACACAATGAACGGGCTGCCCGCACGGGCAGCCCGTTTTACATCGTGCATAACCGGCAGCGATTACTCTTGGCCGACTTTGAGAATGGCGATGGCTTTTTCGAGAGCGGTGCGCGCTTCCTGCTGGGCTTCGGGAGTTTTGGCTTCGGCGAGTTCCTGAAGCGCACGGTCGCGGGCTTTCTTCGCGCGATCGAGGTTAATGTCTTCCTTGCGCAGGCAGGACTCGGCGAGAATGACGGCGCGATTGCCGTGGACTTCGAAGAAACCGCCGGTGATGACAAAATCGAAGCTTTCATCGGGATCGTCCACGTGGAGCCGTCCCGGTTTCAATCCGGCCATCAGCGGAGCGTGATCGGCGAGGACGCCGAAATCCCCGCCCACGCCCGGCGCGCGCACGTGAATGATTTCGCCGGTGTAGACCGACCCGGTGGGCGTGACGATCTCGAGTTTGAAAATCTTGGCCATTCCTATTTCTCGAGCTTCTCGAAGTTCTGGATGGTTTCTTCGATGCCGCCGCACATGTAGAAACAGTGCTCGGGAATATGATCGTATTCGCCTTCGAGAATGCCCTTGAAGCTGCGCACGGTGTCGGCGATTTTCACGTAGGCTCCCGGGCGGCCGGTGAACGCTTCGGCGACGTGGAACGGCTGCGAGAGGAATTTCTGCATCTTGCGCGCGCGATCCACGGTGAGCTTGTCTTCATCGGCGAGCTCATCCATTCCGAGAATGGCGATGATGTCCTGCAGGTCCTTGTAGCGCTGGAGAGTCTGCTGGACGCGGCGGGCGGTGTTGTAGTGATCGTCGCCGACCACCTGCGGATCCAGAATCCGCGAGGTGGAGTCGAGCGGATCCACCGCCGGATAGATTCCGAGCTCGGAAATTTTGCGCGAAAGCACTGTCGTTGCGTCGAGATGCGCGAAGGTGGTGGCGGGCGCGGGATCGGTGAGATCGTCGGCGGGAACGTAAATCGCCTGCACCGAGGTGATCGAACCTTTCTTGGTGGAGGTGATGCGTTCCTGCAAGGCTCCCATCTCGGTGGCGAGCGTGGGCTGATAGCCGACCGCCGACGGCATGCGACCGAGCAGCGCGGAGACTTCGCTGCCGGCCTGCGTGAAACGGAAAATATTGTCAATGAAGAGCAGCACGTCGCGGCCTTCCTCATCGCGGAAGTATTCGGCGAGCGTGAGTCCGGTGAGCGCCACCCGCGAACGCGAGCCGGGCGGTTCGTTCATCTGGCCGAACACCATCGTCACTTTCGAGTTCTTAAGCGCGTTCCGGTCCACGGTGGTCATGTCGAAGGCTGTGACGTCGAAGCCTTTTCCGAAATCCGTCACTCCCGATTCGACCATTTCGCGGAGCAGGTCGTTGCCTTCGCGGGTTCGCTCTCCGACTCCGGCGAACACCGAAATTCCGCCGTGTTCCTTGGCGATGTTGTTGATGAGTTCGAGGAGAATGACGGTCTTCCCCACTCCGGCGCCGCCGAAGAGTCCGATCTTACCACCGCGGGCAAAGGGCTGAATGAGGTCAATGAC
This bacterium DNA region includes the following protein-coding sequences:
- a CDS encoding DUF438 domain-containing protein, whose amino-acid sequence is MTDHLDTSRERKDQLKQKILDLHQGANPEVLRGEIAHLMGKVSYGEVVQVEQELIAEGLPVQEVTDLCDIHSKVLSGQIDLSGVKPAPTGHPVHTFTAENNALQTLIENIESSLSDLANLPKDAPAAEVVDTLVSQFRLLFDVDKHYRRKEYLLFPYMEKHGITGPPKVMWAKHDEARAIIKKALAYLDEAQNAKAGVVTVKADQVLRPALLAVSEMIVKETKILLPMCQEALEPAEWFEIDRQSPEIGFCLYDPKVQWIPEDATGIEPETAEKGRVTLPTGSLSLGELFSIFSALPIGLTYVDKDDTVRFFTHGRDPIFDRNRSILGRKVQMCHPPKSVHLVNRILDDFKSGRQDKAEFWINMGPKFVYITYWAVRDELGEYLGTVEMTTDLARQRKFEGEQRLLDYEAGGK
- a CDS encoding alpha-amylase, encoding MNARLGPQGKGAKPGHLYALVLIQYILHVVVDRYRKEREPEMFEKAELWLSERPPEPPVEKSVQRFGTHYTPIPVFRGERDLRDFLHARLGDLPGRHALIEQMLLVFFANANPAAQTTRDLYDDRELTTRDDYLKRVWELEKFFAQMPTFGPKGQSLFELLASPAKSSPDSLRGQLEYIRGEWADLLGPELLRALLVAEDIVREDERGPWTPGAGQTPDLEYLRRLASRAMFEGAHAEPERFSDDTDWMPRVVLLAKSIYVWLDQLSRRYGRPIRRLDQIPDEELDRLAHWGFSGLWLIGIWERSEASRKIKHLRGNIDAVASAYSLWDYRVSGDLGGDEALTNLRDRALRRGIRLASDLVPNHMGLDSRWVREHPDWFIRSSQPPYGAYRYTGPDLSSDPNLELRIEDGYWAQYDAAVVFQRVDKRTGDVRYVYHGNDGTSMPWNDTAQLNFLLPEVREAVIRLILHVARMTPILRFDAAMTLTKKHYARLWFPEPGTGGAIPSRAISGMTREEFDAQMPVEFWREVVDRVAEEAPDTLLLAEAFWLLEGYFVRTLGMHRVYNSAFMNMLKLEENAKYRSVIKNVLEFDPRVLQRFVNFMNNPDEDTAVAQFGKGDKYFGVCLMMATMPGLPMFGHGQIEGLTEKYGHEYQRAYYDEHPDEELVHRHEREIFPILRQRQLFSGAEHFLLYDVYRDSGEVDENVLAYSNGYGQARALVVYHNKWAETGGWIQTSAAFSVRDGEGRKLVRRALAEGLGLRSDSGLFYILKDRVTGLEYLRSGKDLHSRGLHV
- a CDS encoding T9SS type A sorting domain-containing protein — encoded protein: MKTLAKIGLLWTLTPFCLSVQAQDSLNVRQVGLLDDYWDAAQAVVVVGTLAYVATGHSGLRIVSIFYPASPIEIGYYDTPGHAQGVTVSGNWAYVADDRGGLRVVNIMNPSSPVEAGFYDTPGFAYGVAVAGNYAYVADGGSGLRVVNITNPSNPVEAGFYDTPGFAIGVAVAGNYAYVADCGSGLRVVDISNPSSPFEEGFYDTPGWADGVAVWGNYAYVADEYSGLRVVDISNPSSPFEEGFYDTPGTANGVAVAGNYAYVADEYSGLRVVNITNPSSPFEEGFYDTPGWADGVAVWGNYAYVADEYSGLRVVDITNPASPVEAGFYAPGSAEGVAVWGNYAYVADWDGGLRVVNITNPASPFEAGFYDTPGTANGVAVAGNYAYVADAGNGLRVVNITNPSSPFEEGFYVTPGYANGVAVSGNYAYVADADRGLRVVNITNPSSPVEAGSYDPSGSANGVAVAGNYAYVAHSLGLLVVNVTNPFHPVLTGFYDTPAQAQDVVVAGNYAYVADGASGLRVVNITNPAAPFEVGFYDTPGLASGVAVSGNYAYVADGPYFGIYDCSEALNTTRSAFSDLPVSFTLHPAFPNPFNEQTMIRLDLSQTVRGRLVVYDLQGRETATLLNRVLNAGSHEVLFNANGLASGTYFVRLESAEFSATQKVMLLR
- a CDS encoding fibronectin type III domain-containing protein: MRLRVVIAILAGALFIRSDFVAPEDASIPGGECTTAVIAGFATANGRPLLWKNRDVSQPHQEIVYFDDGIYPYVTIANAGDSTQAWGGVNSTGFAVEDANNWNTPDTVAGPEDDGTIIKLALRTCRTVADFQRLLDSTSIAGHTQPAIFGVIDAEGGAAMFETFAHSYIRYDASDPEAAPLGVLVRSNFSYAGSASGRIGVYRHDRSLELIEAAVQGDSLTAKYICRTVARDLRTDENFDPYPLPFEGFQGGLPRGWISTWGATCRRLTVSACVVEGVLPGENPLLSTLWAFPMAVQYGVALPFWVAAEQTPPEVNSDSTGPLCDIGLRIKTIAQHAEGFHDTLDTYILDNGVGGGIHATTFPLEDTIFARTEARLALWRDTTILTRWDMARLSAGLARMAYDSLVNWPGPGDLIASPRAPQNVTAYFVPGAGLRLRWEAVTEDTLGAPITPEAYAILKKDSTDGEWQQEEIVAGTFTEYAIPTAWLPEKRFYCVKAMIEEQSRLR
- the atpC gene encoding ATP synthase F1 subunit epsilon, with product MAKIFKLEIVTPTGSVYTGEIIHVRAPGVGGDFGVLADHAPLMAGLKPGRLHVDDPDESFDFVITGGFFEVHGNRAVILAESCLRKEDINLDRAKKARDRALQELAEAKTPEAQQEARTALEKAIAILKVGQE
- a CDS encoding 6-phosphofructokinase, whose protein sequence is MLKIEDAIRRRTVAILVGGGPAPGINGVIRSITIEAVNSGLRVMGIFDGFKWLSRGDSSRTTELDIEAVSRIQFLGGSILRTSRENPTGSPQKMEAAVRALTQLEVDYLVTIGGDDTAYSSHRVAELLGEQIQVAHVPKTIDNDLPLPGDMPTFGYETARHVGADIVRTLMEDAQTTNRWYYVVSMGRKAGHLALGTGKAAGATLTIIGEEFRDRKISFTTICDILESSAIKRMAMSRPYGVAVLAEGILDRIDKNELMQVADLDYDAHGNIRFSEIDLGRMVKSEVTRRLKERGIPATIVAKDIGYELRCAAPIPFDREYVQDLGYAAVRYLLNGGSGAIVAINRGKVIPLTFADLADSESGRLRIRQVDIDSDSYKVARQYMVRLEASDFSEVKTTARLALIGKLSKEEFERRFKYLINDPPVKPETEAMTAAEG